A single region of the Nicotiana sylvestris chromosome 6, ASM39365v2, whole genome shotgun sequence genome encodes:
- the LOC104246781 gene encoding dynamin-related protein 4C-like has protein sequence MGKRGHRSRTDDDDDDDEWHVALEISRATNTIAGTTNGISNNPLTLLLKKKGFPNLTIVDLPGIPTLDEANKEIYERIHQMILNYITPEDRIILNVLSASTDSLPKKFESMNISKKVDKKCERTLVVVTNADNAPHKFLNELVLDKVTAMGLNYVCVRNNIDLESFKESEIIEATLFETNEFLSKINKSMVSIPVLARKLMIIQVKITSTDIQRKIKDRLNANVTELKKLPSQCFSTVAEALRVVMQFVTSAKKSLQTILPGGNKFDDHNEDCTMYKKSLQTMLDQYSAQLHSKNLEKKEDFLMEEIMYIKDRMVNGLSIDFLSFLHEKVDGISKMAEEFVGKMWNCIERVIIDVLMHHFDSHPQLQDSTGRAVQNLIAQKNDESANWVREIIGMEKLAIGYTCINPCYVDSCNRLLAQETTFMDIMNKNHSIINIEGIGEVDVEHMRNHLDVARLAFELKMKMTAHWKIFWTRQVDLILWRCI, from the coding sequence ATGGGAAAACGAGGACACAGAAGTAGAaccgatgatgatgatgatgatgatgagtggcATGTAGCCTTAGAAATAAGTCGGGCGACAAACACAATTGCTGGCACAACAAATGGAATATCTAACAACCCTTTGACACTGCTCCTGAAAAAGAAAGGTTTTCCTAATCTTACAATTGTGGATTTGCCAGGGATTCCTACCTTAGACGAAGCTAATAAAGAGATATATGAGCGAATACACCAGATGATTTTGAATTATATAACCCCCGAGGACAGGATTATCTTGAATGTATTATCAGCCAGTACTGATTCATTGCCTAAAAAATTTGAGTCAATGAATATATCTAAGAAAGTCGACAAGAAATGTGAAAGAACTCTAGTAGTTGTGACCAACGCTGATAATGCTCCTCATAAGTTCCTTAATGAGCTAGTACTTGATAAAGTTACTGCGATGGGACTTAATTATGTCTGTGTCAGGAATAACATTGACTTGGAGTCTTTTAAAGAATCCGAGATTATAGAGGCTACGCTTTTTGAAACGAATGAATTTCTATCCAAGATTAACAAGTCTATGGTTAGTATTCCAGTTTTAGCTCGTAAATTGATGATAATTCAAGTAAAGATTACTTCAACAGATATCCAAAGGAAAATCAAGGATAGGCTTAATGCGAATGTCACAGAACTCAAAAAGTTACCAAGTCAGTGCTTCAGCACAGTCGCTGAAGCACTAAGAGTAGTCATGCAATTTGTGACTTCAGCTAAGAAGTCATTGCAGACAATTCTTCCAGGAGGGAATAAGTTCGATGACCACAACGAGGATTGTACTATGTATAAGAAGTCATTGCAGACAATGCTTGACCAGTATTCTGCTCAGTTACATTCAAAGAatcttgaaaagaaagaagacttCTTGATGGAAGAGATCATGTATATAAAGGACAGAATGGTGAATGGACTTTCAATTGATTTCCTCAGTTTTCTGCACGAAAAGGTCGATGGGATTTCTAAAATGGCAGAAGAGTTTGTGGGCAAAATGTGGAACTGCATAGAAAGAGTTATCATCGATGTTTTGATGCATCATTTTGATAGTCACCCGCAACTTCAAGATTCCACTGGAAGAGCTGTGCAAAACCTTATTGCCCAAAAGAATGATGAATCGGCTAATTGGGTACGAGAAATCATTGGGATGGAAAAGTTGGCTATAGGTTACACTTGCATTAATCCATGTTATGTAGATAGTTGCAATAGACTCCTAGCTCAAGAAACAACATTTATGGATATTATGAACAAGAATCACTCGATAATAAACATCGAAGGAATTGGAGAAGTTGATGTTGAACATATGAGAAATCACTTAGATGTAGCGCGACTAGCTTTTGAATTGAAGATGAAGATGACTGCACACTGGAAGATATTTTGGACGAGGCAGGTGGATTTAATTTTATGGCGTTGCATATGA